The Corynebacterium renale genome includes a region encoding these proteins:
- a CDS encoding universal stress protein — protein MSDYYSNIVVGTDGTKSSLLAVERAAKMAAAFDATLIIGSAYYESEEEASKTLRQDSVTVLGDDTAQKNLDAAKEFAEQWAKTVETKIRRGTPVQALMEIVKEVDAELLVVGNRGINSLTGRLLGSVPADVARQSDCDVMIVHTVG, from the coding sequence ATGAGCGACTACTATAGCAATATCGTTGTTGGTACTGATGGAACGAAGTCTTCGCTCCTCGCAGTTGAACGCGCAGCCAAGATGGCAGCAGCTTTCGATGCCACACTGATTATTGGCAGCGCTTACTACGAGTCTGAAGAAGAAGCATCTAAGACTTTGCGCCAGGATTCCGTCACCGTTTTGGGTGATGATACCGCGCAGAAGAACCTCGACGCGGCTAAGGAATTCGCAGAACAGTGGGCGAAAACCGTCGAAACCAAGATTCGCCGTGGGACTCCAGTTCAGGCGCTTATGGAGATTGTCAAGGAAGTTGACGCCGAACTACTCGTCGTCGGTAACCGTGGCATCAACTCCCTGACCGGCCGCCTTTTGGGCTCCGTACCTGCTGATGTTGCCCGTCAGTCCGATTGCGACGTCATGATTGTGCACACCGTCGGCTAA
- a CDS encoding universal stress protein, translating to MKYTSIAVGADGSETALYAVRRAASLAAAYEAKLVIICAYNRNSHSVLSSPTIEGTSAPVVGDQTADEYLKEAEAVALDEGAKNVVLRKVAGSPVNVLTETCLEEGAEVLVLGNQGIRSFSGRIFGNIPTGVARRSPVDVMIVNTQSAVS from the coding sequence GTGAAGTACACATCCATCGCCGTAGGCGCTGACGGGTCCGAGACCGCCCTTTACGCCGTGCGACGCGCTGCAAGTTTGGCTGCTGCATACGAGGCAAAACTGGTCATTATTTGCGCTTATAACCGCAACAGTCATTCCGTCTTGTCGAGTCCTACAATCGAAGGCACGTCGGCTCCGGTCGTCGGCGACCAGACGGCTGACGAATACTTGAAGGAAGCCGAAGCAGTAGCCCTCGACGAAGGCGCAAAGAACGTGGTCCTGCGCAAGGTTGCGGGTTCACCAGTCAACGTACTGACCGAGACGTGCTTGGAAGAAGGCGCAGAAGTTCTTGTCCTAGGTAACCAAGGCATCCGCAGTTTTTCGGGCCGAATTTTCGGAAACATCCCTACCGGTGTCGCGCGCCGGTCGCCAGTTGACGTGATGATTGTCAACACGCAGAGCGCTGTAAGCTAA
- the uvrB gene encoding excinuclease ABC subunit UvrB produces the protein MAFAAEHPVLSHSEFRPVGEVERTDAQFEVISEYQPAGDQPQAIKELDERLNRGESDVVLLGATGTGKSATAAWLIEKQQRPTLVMAPNKTLAAQLANELKQLLPNNAVEYFVSYYDYYQPEAYIAQTDTYIEKDSSINEDVERLRHAATSALLSRRDVVVVSSVSCIYGLGTPQSYLDRSIVLRVGEEVERDRFLRLLVDVQYDRNDYSLERGAFRVKGDVVDIIPAYEEVAVRVEFFGDEIDSLYYIHPLTGDVIRQVDEIRIFPATHYVAGPERMEKAIADIKAELEDRLADLENRGKLLEAQRLRMRTEYDLEMIQQVGFCSGIENYSRHIDGREAGSAPACLIDYFPEDFLTIIDESHVTVPQIGGMYEGDMSRKRNLVEFGFRLPSALDNRPLTFDEFEDRVGQTVYLSATPGDYEMAAAGGEFVEQVIRPTGLVDPKITVKPTKGQIDDLIGEIRERTEKNERVLVTTLTKKMAEDLTDYLLEHGVKVRYLHSDIDTLQRVELLRQLRLGEYDVLVGINLLREGLDLPEVSLVAILDADKEGFLRSERSLIQTIGRAARNVSGEVIMYADKITDSMQYAIDETERRREKQIAYNEEHGIDPQPLRKKIADILDEVYERDDTATTAAADAALVDKPDTASMNQDEVQKLIDDMTAQMVAAAKDLKFELAGRLRDEISDLKKELRGMKEAGI, from the coding sequence ATGGCTTTTGCTGCTGAACATCCCGTATTGTCACATTCTGAGTTCCGTCCCGTCGGTGAGGTGGAGCGTACTGACGCCCAATTTGAAGTCATCTCTGAATACCAACCTGCCGGTGACCAGCCGCAGGCTATTAAAGAATTAGACGAGCGCTTGAATCGGGGTGAATCAGACGTAGTTCTGCTCGGTGCCACCGGTACAGGTAAGTCGGCGACCGCCGCATGGTTGATTGAAAAACAGCAGCGACCGACCTTAGTCATGGCGCCGAATAAGACGTTGGCTGCACAGTTGGCAAACGAGCTCAAGCAGCTTCTGCCGAATAACGCAGTGGAATACTTCGTCAGCTATTACGACTACTACCAGCCCGAAGCGTACATCGCGCAGACGGATACTTACATTGAAAAGGATTCTTCAATCAACGAGGACGTGGAGCGTTTGCGGCACGCTGCGACCTCGGCGTTGCTCTCGCGTCGCGACGTCGTCGTCGTAAGCTCTGTCTCCTGCATCTATGGCTTGGGTACGCCGCAGTCTTACCTGGACCGTTCTATCGTGTTGCGCGTCGGTGAGGAAGTGGAGCGGGACCGTTTCCTTCGCCTGCTTGTCGACGTCCAGTACGACCGCAACGACTACTCGCTAGAACGCGGGGCCTTCCGCGTTAAGGGCGACGTTGTAGACATCATCCCCGCCTATGAAGAAGTTGCCGTGCGTGTAGAGTTCTTCGGCGACGAGATTGACTCGCTCTACTACATACACCCGCTGACAGGCGACGTAATCCGACAAGTTGATGAAATCCGTATCTTCCCTGCCACGCACTACGTCGCAGGGCCAGAGCGCATGGAAAAGGCGATCGCGGATATCAAGGCTGAGCTTGAAGACCGGTTGGCAGACTTGGAGAACCGCGGCAAGCTCCTCGAAGCGCAGCGTTTGCGCATGCGCACTGAATACGACCTGGAGATGATCCAGCAGGTCGGTTTCTGCTCCGGGATTGAGAACTACTCACGCCACATCGATGGTCGTGAAGCGGGAAGTGCTCCAGCCTGCTTAATCGATTATTTTCCGGAAGACTTTCTGACCATCATTGACGAGTCCCACGTGACCGTCCCACAGATTGGTGGCATGTACGAAGGCGACATGTCGCGCAAGCGCAACTTGGTGGAATTCGGCTTCCGTTTGCCATCGGCACTGGACAACCGGCCACTAACCTTCGATGAATTCGAAGATCGGGTAGGCCAGACCGTATATCTTTCGGCAACGCCGGGCGACTATGAGATGGCTGCAGCTGGTGGAGAGTTCGTAGAGCAGGTAATCCGCCCAACCGGCCTAGTTGATCCGAAAATTACCGTCAAACCTACTAAGGGTCAGATTGACGACCTCATCGGCGAGATCCGCGAGCGCACCGAAAAGAACGAGCGTGTTCTCGTCACCACCTTGACCAAGAAAATGGCAGAGGATCTCACTGACTACCTGCTAGAACACGGGGTGAAAGTCAGGTACCTGCACTCGGACATCGACACTTTGCAGCGTGTTGAGTTGCTCCGGCAACTGCGCCTCGGTGAATACGACGTCCTTGTGGGCATCAACCTCCTGCGCGAGGGCTTAGACCTTCCGGAGGTCTCCCTAGTCGCAATTCTGGATGCGGACAAAGAGGGCTTCCTGCGTTCCGAGCGTTCCCTCATCCAGACGATTGGTCGCGCCGCACGTAACGTCTCTGGCGAGGTCATCATGTATGCCGACAAGATTACGGATTCCATGCAATACGCAATAGACGAGACGGAACGACGCCGCGAAAAACAGATTGCGTACAACGAAGAACACGGCATCGATCCGCAGCCTTTGCGCAAGAAAATCGCGGACATCTTGGATGAAGTATACGAGCGTGACGATACTGCTACTACGGCAGCAGCTGATGCGGCGCTCGTCGATAAGCCTGATACCGCTTCTATGAACCAGGATGAAGTCCAAAAACTCATCGACGACATGACCGCCCAGATGGTCGCTGCAGCAAAGGACCTCAAGTTCGAGCTTGCTGGACGTCTCCGCGATGAGATATCCGACCTGAAAAAGGAACTCCGTGGTATGAAAGAAGCAGGCATTTAA
- a CDS encoding DUF4259 domain-containing protein gives MATWNTGPFDNDEAQELLEDLRSGLLDPVELIPNTGYRRIDADEGQIVVALAALATSEEDDLPDGISPDIVAPLREPTVKERLRQNLEAIVADAQVSDLFAWWQTHHPDKVLEWKAASWVSLG, from the coding sequence ATGGCGACATGGAATACTGGCCCTTTCGATAACGATGAGGCACAGGAACTGCTTGAAGACCTAAGAAGCGGCTTGCTCGATCCTGTAGAACTCATCCCCAATACTGGCTACCGACGCATCGACGCCGACGAAGGGCAGATCGTTGTCGCTCTAGCAGCATTAGCCACCAGTGAAGAAGACGACCTGCCTGACGGTATCAGCCCCGATATTGTGGCTCCGCTGCGTGAGCCCACGGTCAAAGAACGCCTACGTCAAAACCTTGAAGCAATCGTGGCGGATGCACAAGTCTCTGATCTGTTCGCGTGGTGGCAGACCCATCATCCAGACAAGGTTCTGGAATGGAAGGCTGCTTCCTGGGTATCGCTGGGCTAA
- the coaE gene encoding dephospho-CoA kinase: MKILGLTGGIGSGKSTVSRMLAEAGFTIVDADKIARLVVEFGQPALTELAEAFGPDILSDDGTLNRGLLARRAFASPEATAQLNSITHPRIEQERRRQFAQAEKAGANWVVYDMPLLIEQGAHKDVDYVVVVDVPVDIRVERLIRSRGMDESDARKRIAAQVGDDERRKVADTILDNSGSLEELEAQVTQLIATLRG, encoded by the coding sequence ATGAAAATACTAGGGCTTACAGGGGGCATCGGCTCCGGGAAATCTACCGTATCCCGAATGCTGGCCGAGGCCGGATTCACCATAGTAGATGCAGATAAAATCGCACGGCTCGTAGTAGAATTCGGCCAGCCTGCCTTAACTGAATTGGCGGAAGCCTTCGGGCCAGACATCCTCTCCGATGATGGCACACTCAATCGTGGATTACTTGCCCGTCGAGCTTTTGCGAGCCCAGAAGCAACAGCACAGCTTAATTCGATTACTCACCCAAGAATCGAGCAGGAACGCCGCCGGCAATTCGCACAGGCTGAGAAAGCTGGCGCCAATTGGGTCGTGTACGATATGCCCCTTTTGATAGAACAGGGAGCGCACAAGGATGTTGACTACGTCGTGGTTGTAGATGTCCCCGTAGACATTCGGGTTGAACGCCTCATCCGGAGCCGCGGGATGGACGAAAGCGATGCGCGTAAGCGCATAGCCGCGCAAGTTGGCGACGATGAACGTCGCAAAGTGGCAGACACTATCCTGGACAATTCTGGAAGCCTTGAAGAGCTAGAGGCCCAAGTGACGCAACTTATTGCAACGTTGCGGGGGTAG
- a CDS encoding IS30 family transposase produces MTTSYGPYHSLSESDRVRLIALVTRGRSVRSSAYEIGCNYGHALNFCHAHKLIEPRKRQRPLNHNTPVIKEFLTRVRHGQSVHAAAVQCGINDTAAYAIAMDAGCHIRLSRYQRRVRQTQLRVEYLRLRLASVPSGDAGRALGIERSMRQDFERGLFKTNGSRKEFVGVGIDAITYKRLMITLRQRHDLVDSGRLRPPALPHGVDPYKPISARYICFEERVLIADLLREHTSVREISRRLGRSASSIAREIRRNRSAEGPYRAETAQLKACARRLRPKLPKLLADKRLWEYVCNGLRAQWSPEQIAHRLPVDFPDDKDMRISHETIYDAFYLQSKGKLSELGLTLPRGRKKRKKRLPRVDTPTQQRFVDDMIMIDERPEEVAERILPGHWEGDLILGKNNKSAVITLVERVSRFVVLGHLPGRHSSDEVLAALKKTVGTIDEAMWSSITWDQGSEMAGHKAFTMATDIPIYFCHPGSPWERGSNENTNGRLRRNLPKSSDLSVYSAHDLEMIANIHNHTPRKALQWKTPAEVMAEALAQTGSIRRD; encoded by the coding sequence ATGACTACCAGTTATGGGCCTTATCATTCGTTATCCGAGTCTGATCGTGTACGACTAATCGCGTTAGTGACACGCGGTCGCAGCGTGCGTTCCTCCGCCTATGAAATCGGCTGTAACTACGGACATGCGTTAAATTTTTGCCACGCCCACAAACTCATCGAACCACGCAAGAGACAACGACCACTTAATCACAACACCCCGGTTATCAAAGAGTTCCTGACACGTGTTCGACATGGACAATCAGTCCACGCCGCGGCAGTTCAATGCGGAATCAATGACACTGCTGCGTATGCGATTGCAATGGATGCCGGCTGTCATATCCGCTTAAGCAGGTACCAGCGCAGGGTTCGGCAGACTCAACTTCGTGTGGAATACCTCCGGCTACGTTTAGCAAGTGTGCCTTCTGGTGATGCTGGGCGTGCACTCGGTATTGAGAGATCGATGAGGCAAGATTTCGAACGCGGTCTGTTTAAAACAAACGGCTCACGCAAAGAGTTCGTCGGTGTTGGTATCGATGCCATCACGTATAAAAGACTTATGATCACGCTGCGCCAACGCCATGATCTCGTTGACTCTGGACGATTGCGTCCACCGGCATTGCCACATGGGGTTGATCCATACAAACCTATTAGCGCTCGCTATATCTGCTTCGAAGAACGAGTACTTATTGCTGATTTGCTGCGTGAGCATACCTCGGTTCGTGAAATCAGTCGCCGACTTGGGCGAAGTGCTTCATCAATTGCTCGAGAAATTAGACGCAATCGCAGTGCGGAAGGCCCGTATCGTGCAGAAACTGCTCAGTTGAAAGCGTGCGCACGTCGGCTGCGTCCTAAACTACCCAAGTTATTAGCAGATAAACGATTATGGGAGTACGTGTGTAATGGGTTGCGGGCACAATGGTCGCCTGAACAGATTGCTCATCGACTCCCTGTTGATTTTCCCGATGACAAGGACATGCGTATTAGCCACGAAACTATCTACGATGCTTTCTACCTGCAGTCGAAAGGTAAGCTCAGTGAGCTAGGTTTGACACTGCCTCGGGGTAGGAAGAAACGCAAGAAACGACTCCCCCGGGTTGACACTCCTACTCAGCAACGATTCGTTGATGACATGATCATGATCGATGAACGACCTGAAGAAGTCGCTGAGCGTATTTTGCCTGGACACTGGGAAGGGGACCTCATTTTAGGCAAAAATAACAAATCAGCAGTGATCACTTTGGTGGAACGTGTCAGCAGGTTCGTCGTGTTAGGTCACCTGCCTGGGCGCCATAGCAGTGATGAGGTACTTGCAGCGTTAAAGAAAACAGTTGGCACGATCGACGAAGCGATGTGGTCATCGATTACCTGGGATCAGGGAAGCGAGATGGCTGGTCATAAGGCTTTTACGATGGCTACAGATATACCCATTTATTTCTGTCATCCTGGTTCACCATGGGAACGTGGAAGTAACGAGAATACTAACGGGCGACTCCGGCGGAATCTTCCGAAAAGTAGTGATTTGTCAGTCTACAGCGCACATGATCTTGAAATGATTGCCAATATCCACAACCACACACCACGTAAAGCATTGCAATGGAAGACTCCGGCGGAAGTTATGGCAGAGGCTCTGGCACAAACCGGTAGCATTAGACGGGATTAA
- the polA gene encoding DNA polymerase I: MAFRAFYALPVEKFSTSGGQHTNAIYGFLSMLSGLLRDEQPDKIAVAFDVGRKTFRTEMFPEYKAQRDATPEPFKGQVSILQNMLETLGITTLTVDNYEADDIIATLATAAPQDIHTLIVTGDRDYLQLVNEHTTVLYPMKGVSNLHRFTPEAVEEKYGMTPQQYPDFAALRGDPSDNLPNIPGVGEKTATKWIVQYGDLNNLLEHADEIKGKVGNSLRERLDQVRMNRKLTQMVTDLPLPVSVDQLDFRTADVAEVAKEFDELEFGVNLRERVLAVVPTEGEAPEEEQLPAVQLDDDHGVQWLADQQQVAVFYDGEDTFGAVNEDRVGALINLAELPADEDATFAGWLAATESKKYVHGGKQFIHAMRDRGYTVAGLEHDTVVAAYLLRPGQRTYDLDDVYQRHLQRTLGDTVIEKTAAVLELAQQLTRDLQDIQSYELYRDLELPLVTILAEMEGVGIAVDKQVLEDQLEQFTQQVEEEEEAARELAGDPELNLSSPKQLQVVLFETFGMPKTKKTKTGYSTAAKEIEGLAVKHPHPFLDHLLAHREYQKLKSTLEGLIKTIQPDGRIHTTFHQTVTSTGRLSSSDPNLQNIPVRTGAGRKIRSAFTVGDGYETLLTADYSQIEMRVMAHLSEDPGLIEAYKEGEDLHNYVGSKVFDVPIDGVTPELRRRVKAMSYGLVYGLSAFGLSQQLGISPGEAKSIMEAYFDRFGGVKRYLDTVVEKARQDGYTETLFGRRRYLPELASTNRLARENAERAALNAPIQGTAADIIKIAMVKVDHALRDAGVKSRVLLQVHDELVVEIAPGELEQVRGIVEKQMDEAITLSVPLEVSVGVGQNWDEAAH; the protein is encoded by the coding sequence ATGGCCTTTCGGGCTTTTTATGCCCTTCCCGTAGAGAAGTTTTCTACCTCCGGAGGCCAGCATACGAATGCTATTTATGGCTTCCTTTCTATGCTTTCGGGCCTCTTGCGTGACGAGCAGCCGGACAAGATTGCCGTGGCTTTCGACGTCGGCCGCAAAACCTTCCGCACCGAAATGTTTCCTGAGTATAAGGCGCAACGTGACGCCACTCCGGAGCCTTTTAAAGGCCAGGTGAGCATCCTTCAGAATATGCTGGAGACCCTGGGGATTACCACGTTGACCGTGGATAATTATGAGGCTGACGATATTATTGCGACCTTGGCGACGGCCGCGCCTCAGGACATTCATACGCTCATTGTCACGGGCGACCGTGATTACCTTCAGCTGGTCAACGAACACACCACGGTGCTTTATCCCATGAAGGGCGTTTCCAATCTGCATCGTTTCACCCCTGAAGCTGTAGAAGAAAAGTACGGGATGACTCCCCAGCAGTACCCGGATTTCGCTGCGCTTCGTGGTGACCCTTCAGATAACCTCCCGAACATTCCGGGAGTCGGTGAAAAGACCGCTACAAAGTGGATTGTCCAGTATGGAGACTTGAATAATCTCCTCGAACACGCCGATGAGATCAAGGGCAAGGTTGGTAATAGTCTGCGCGAACGGCTCGATCAGGTCCGGATGAACCGCAAGCTCACACAAATGGTCACGGATCTGCCGCTGCCGGTCTCGGTTGATCAACTCGATTTCCGAACCGCGGATGTGGCAGAGGTGGCCAAGGAGTTCGATGAGCTTGAATTCGGCGTGAACTTGCGCGAGCGTGTGCTGGCCGTCGTTCCAACCGAAGGGGAGGCCCCCGAAGAGGAACAACTCCCTGCAGTACAGCTTGACGACGACCACGGGGTGCAATGGCTGGCCGATCAGCAGCAGGTGGCGGTCTTCTATGACGGCGAGGACACTTTTGGTGCGGTCAATGAAGATCGCGTCGGTGCGCTGATCAACCTGGCCGAACTGCCCGCGGACGAGGACGCAACGTTTGCAGGATGGTTGGCTGCCACAGAGTCGAAGAAATATGTCCACGGCGGAAAGCAGTTCATTCACGCGATGCGTGACCGTGGCTATACCGTCGCAGGTTTAGAACACGACACAGTTGTTGCTGCCTATCTCCTGAGGCCGGGTCAGCGTACGTATGACTTGGATGACGTGTACCAGCGTCATCTGCAGCGAACACTGGGGGACACTGTCATCGAGAAGACGGCGGCAGTCCTCGAGTTGGCGCAGCAGTTGACTCGTGACCTTCAAGATATTCAGTCTTACGAACTTTACCGCGATCTTGAGCTTCCGCTAGTGACCATCTTGGCGGAGATGGAAGGGGTCGGTATTGCCGTCGATAAGCAAGTACTTGAAGACCAGCTCGAGCAGTTCACTCAGCAAGTAGAGGAAGAAGAGGAAGCCGCGCGCGAACTTGCTGGTGATCCGGAATTGAATCTGTCGAGCCCGAAGCAGCTCCAGGTGGTGCTGTTCGAGACCTTCGGCATGCCAAAGACCAAGAAGACGAAGACCGGCTATTCGACGGCCGCGAAGGAAATCGAGGGGCTCGCAGTCAAGCATCCGCACCCTTTCCTGGACCATTTGCTGGCCCACCGCGAGTACCAGAAACTGAAGTCCACGCTTGAGGGCTTGATCAAAACGATCCAGCCCGATGGTCGCATCCACACGACCTTCCATCAAACAGTTACTTCTACCGGTCGCCTCTCTTCTTCGGACCCGAACCTGCAGAATATCCCGGTCCGCACCGGTGCAGGACGGAAGATTCGCTCCGCCTTCACCGTCGGTGACGGCTACGAAACCCTCCTGACCGCCGATTATTCGCAGATTGAGATGCGCGTCATGGCGCACCTCTCCGAGGATCCGGGCCTGATAGAGGCATACAAGGAAGGGGAGGACCTGCACAACTACGTGGGCTCCAAGGTCTTTGATGTGCCTATCGACGGCGTGACCCCCGAATTACGCCGCCGGGTCAAAGCGATGTCCTATGGTCTGGTCTACGGGCTGTCGGCGTTCGGTTTGAGCCAACAGCTAGGCATCTCTCCTGGTGAGGCTAAGTCCATCATGGAGGCGTACTTCGATCGCTTTGGTGGGGTGAAGCGCTACCTGGATACCGTGGTGGAAAAAGCTCGGCAGGACGGGTACACGGAAACGCTCTTCGGGCGTCGCCGCTACCTGCCAGAATTAGCGTCTACCAACCGCTTGGCCCGCGAGAATGCTGAACGTGCGGCACTCAACGCGCCTATTCAGGGTACTGCGGCGGACATTATTAAGATCGCGATGGTCAAGGTTGACCACGCGCTGCGTGACGCGGGAGTGAAGTCCCGAGTCTTGCTCCAGGTGCATGACGAACTCGTCGTGGAGATTGCACCGGGCGAATTGGAGCAGGTGCGTGGGATCGTCGAAAAGCAGATGGACGAGGCAATCACCTTGTCCGTGCCGCTTGAAGTGTCTGTCGGTGTGGGTCAGAACTGGGACGAGGCCGCGCACTAA
- a CDS encoding class I SAM-dependent methyltransferase, whose product MSKSPAEIQRTFWNSDASRYHEAHPEYLSSFYWCPEMLHEKDAQLLGDLTGMNVLEMGCGSAPCSRWVADHAELAVGFDVSDAMLRAHPDNRKLPLVQADALRFPFRDASFDVIFSAFGAIPFIKDIPAVFREVRRVLRGDKFVFSVAHPMRWIFQDDPSSFEVAHSYFEDGYEEFDDAGEITYAEYHHSLSDYVNALTQAGFAVNRLIEPEWPRGLTTTWGQWSPARGHYFPGSLIVSARPR is encoded by the coding sequence ATGTCAAAGTCACCTGCAGAAATCCAGCGCACATTTTGGAACAGTGACGCGAGCCGCTACCACGAAGCACATCCGGAATACTTGTCTTCTTTTTATTGGTGCCCGGAAATGCTCCACGAAAAGGATGCCCAGCTGTTGGGCGATCTCACTGGGATGAACGTCCTTGAGATGGGCTGCGGCAGTGCCCCGTGCAGCCGCTGGGTGGCTGATCACGCAGAACTTGCGGTAGGTTTCGACGTTTCCGATGCCATGCTGCGCGCGCACCCGGATAATAGGAAGCTCCCGCTGGTGCAAGCGGACGCGCTCCGATTTCCCTTCCGCGACGCATCCTTCGACGTCATTTTCTCCGCCTTTGGAGCAATCCCTTTCATCAAGGACATTCCCGCGGTGTTTAGGGAGGTCCGCCGGGTCCTCCGTGGCGATAAGTTTGTCTTCTCCGTCGCGCATCCGATGCGATGGATTTTCCAGGATGATCCCTCGTCTTTCGAGGTAGCGCACAGTTATTTTGAGGACGGCTACGAAGAATTCGACGACGCCGGCGAAATAACCTACGCCGAATACCACCATTCATTGTCTGATTATGTGAACGCCCTGACGCAGGCCGGTTTCGCGGTTAACCGCCTCATCGAGCCCGAGTGGCCGCGCGGCCTGACCACGACGTGGGGCCAATGGTCACCGGCGCGTGGCCACTACTTCCCGGGTTCTCTTATCGTGAGTGCACGTCCCCGATAG
- the rpsA gene encoding 30S ribosomal protein S1, which produces MPNNNVPQVAINDIGSAEDFLAAVDATIKYFNDGDIVEGTVVKVDHDEVLLDIGYKTEGVIPTRELSIKHDIDPDEVVEIGDQIDALVLTKEDKEGRLILSKKRAQYERAWGTIEQLKENDEPVTGTVIEVVKGGLILDIGLRGFLPASLVEMRRVRDLEPYIGQELEAKIIELDKHRNNVVLSRRAYLEQTQSEVRSEFLHQLQKGQVRKGVVSSIVNFGAFVDLGGVDGLVHVSELSWKHIDHPSEVVSVGDEVTVEVLDVDLDRERVSLSLKATQEDPWRVFARTHAVGQIVPGKVTKLVPFGAFVRVEEGIEGLVHISELAQRHVEVPDQVVSVGEEIMVKVIDIDLDRRRISLSLKQADEDYSEEFDPSKYGMADSYDEQGNYIFPEGFDPETNEWMEGFDEQRQAWEARYAESERRFQAHTAQVEKNRAAAAEAEQQEATNYSSKSEDAAPAPQAEETTGGSLASDEQLAALREKLAGN; this is translated from the coding sequence ATGCCCAACAACAACGTACCTCAGGTAGCCATCAACGATATCGGCTCCGCTGAGGATTTCCTCGCAGCAGTCGACGCCACCATCAAGTACTTCAACGATGGTGACATCGTCGAGGGCACCGTGGTCAAGGTTGACCACGATGAGGTCCTGCTCGACATCGGATACAAGACCGAAGGTGTCATTCCGACCCGCGAGCTGTCCATCAAGCACGACATCGACCCAGATGAGGTCGTAGAGATCGGCGATCAGATTGACGCACTTGTCCTCACCAAGGAAGACAAGGAAGGCCGCCTGATCCTGTCCAAGAAGCGTGCACAGTACGAGCGCGCTTGGGGCACCATCGAGCAGCTCAAGGAAAACGACGAGCCAGTTACCGGTACCGTCATCGAGGTCGTCAAGGGTGGTCTCATCCTCGACATCGGACTGCGTGGCTTCCTGCCAGCATCCCTCGTTGAGATGCGTCGCGTTCGTGACCTGGAGCCATACATTGGCCAGGAGCTCGAAGCTAAGATCATCGAGCTGGATAAGCACCGCAACAACGTCGTGCTGTCCCGTCGTGCTTACCTCGAGCAGACCCAGTCTGAGGTCCGCTCCGAGTTCCTGCACCAGCTGCAGAAGGGTCAGGTCCGCAAGGGCGTTGTTTCCTCCATCGTCAACTTCGGTGCATTCGTCGATCTTGGCGGCGTAGACGGACTGGTTCACGTTTCCGAACTGTCCTGGAAGCACATCGACCACCCATCCGAGGTTGTCTCCGTTGGCGACGAAGTTACCGTTGAGGTTCTCGACGTTGACCTGGACCGCGAGCGCGTCTCCCTGTCCCTGAAGGCAACCCAGGAAGACCCATGGCGCGTCTTCGCACGCACCCATGCTGTCGGCCAGATCGTTCCTGGCAAGGTCACCAAGCTTGTCCCATTCGGTGCGTTCGTACGTGTCGAAGAGGGCATCGAGGGTCTTGTTCACATCTCCGAGCTGGCACAGCGCCACGTCGAGGTCCCAGACCAGGTTGTCTCCGTTGGCGAGGAAATCATGGTCAAGGTCATCGACATCGACCTCGATCGTCGTCGCATCTCCCTGTCTCTGAAGCAGGCTGACGAGGACTACAGCGAAGAGTTCGACCCATCCAAGTACGGTATGGCTGACTCCTACGATGAGCAGGGCAACTACATCTTCCCAGAGGGCTTCGATCCAGAGACCAACGAATGGATGGAAGGCTTCGACGAGCAGCGCCAGGCTTGGGAAGCACGCTACGCAGAGTCCGAGCGTCGTTTCCAGGCTCACACCGCTCAGGTTGAAAAGAACCGCGCGGCTGCCGCTGAGGCAGAGCAGCAGGAAGCAACCAACTACTCTTCCAAGTCCGAGGATGCAGCTCCGGCACCTCAGGCTGAGGAGACCACCGGTGGCTCCCTGGCTTCCGACGAGCAGCTGGCAGCACTGCGCGAGAAGCTCGCTGGTAACTAA